In a single window of the Arachis hypogaea cultivar Tifrunner chromosome 6, arahy.Tifrunner.gnm2.J5K5, whole genome shotgun sequence genome:
- the LOC112695979 gene encoding uncharacterized protein: MGCASSKVEDLPAVALCRDRCTFLDEAIHQRYALAAAHMAYINSLKGIGHSLHLFIQQDRELAAGGGAASPPPSPPAKAHLAKHASPPSSPPHSDSGSHLHFHSDEEDDDDENPHALHDHDSSGHSSPLHVDLPPFEEGDHELPPWMGMGMGMGRMQMNFMKKQPTPSIVYQQRPINHETVYVGESSSSYPYPYPYSSSSSSYQPYPQPYDPYGAPPPSAYDGSYPPQHRPPPSAAKPPPPPPSPPRASPWDFLNFFDGDGDEKYYPQTQYTPSRDSREVREEEGIPDLEDEDYQHEVVKEVHGDHKLVDTPASASASAAANHHDHHQPAKADATDSESDGGLEYDVHVVDKKVVDEDDRPKDRGGGGAGAAAFRGRPGSRSAFEVAKEIEVLFQRASDSGAEIAKMLEVGKLPYNRKHGAAYQASSKMLQVVTPSLSMVSSQPSTSASTAADNLDIDVDLVTRSRNLSSTLQKLYLWEKKLYAEVKAEEKMRVVHDKKCRKLKRLDERGADFNKVDATRAMIRSLSTKIRMAIQVVDKISMTINKIRDEELWPQLKELIQGMMRMWKSMLECHHSQCEAIREARILGSVGSRKKSGDSHLLATKQLEQELINWTFQFSSWISAQKGYVRALNNWLMKCLLYEPEETPDGIVPFSPGRIGAPPIFVICNRWSQAMDRISEKEVVDSMHVFTMSVLQIWEQDKLEMHRQMAENKDLERKVRNIDKDDQKIQKQIQALERKIALPSGEGKGLSVSENILYQSDKSSSLQASLQRIFEAMERFTDESVKAYEELVSTD; the protein is encoded by the exons ATGGGCTGTGCGAGTTCCAAGGTGGAGGATCTGCCGGCGGTCGCCTTGTGCCGGGATCGATGCACCTTCCTCGACGAAGCTATACACCAGAGGTATGCACTCGCGGCGGCGCACATGGCGTACATCAACTCCCTCAAGGGAATCGGTCACTCTCTCCACCTCTTTATTCAGCAAGACAGGGAATTAGCGGCAGGAGGTGGCGCCGCCTCTCCTCCGCCTTCCCCTCCGGCGAAGGCTCACCTAGCGAAGCATGCTTCTCCTCCGTCTTCTCCGCCTCACTCCGATTCCGGCTCCCACCTCCACTTCCACTCCGACGAAGAAGACGACGACGACGAAAACCCTCACGCTCTCCACGACCACGATTCGTCCGGTCACTCTTCCCCTCTCCACGTGGATCTCCCGCCATTCGAGGAGGGAGATCATGAGCTTCCTCCATggatggggatggggatggggatgggAAGGATGCAGATGAATTTCATGAAGAAGCAACCAACGCCTTCAATTGTGTACCAACAGAGGCCAATCAATCACGAAACCGTATACGTAGGTGAATCCTCTTCTTCGTATCCGTATCCGTATccgtattcttcttcttcttcttcgtatcAACCCTATCCTCAGCCCTACGATCCATATGGTGCTCCTCCACCCTCTGCCTATGATGGATCTTATCCGCCACAACACCGCCCACCGCCTTCTGCCGCCAAGCCGCCGCCGCCACCACCTTCCCCTCCAAGAGCTTCCCCGTGGGATTTTCTCAACTTCTTCGACGGCGACGGCGATGAAAAGTACTATCCTCAGACACAGTACACTCCCAGCCGCGACTCCAGGGAGGTTCGAGAGGAGGAGGGAATCCCCGATTTGGAAGATGAAGATTACCAGCACGAGGTCGTCAAGGAAGTCCACGGCGATCACAAGCTCGTCGACACTCCTGCTTCTGCATCTGCTTCCGCCGCCGCCAACCACCATGATCACCACCAACCCGCCAAGGCTGACGCCACCGACAGCGAAAGCGACGGAGGATTGGAGTATGATGTCCACGTCGTTGATAAGAAAGTGGTTGACGAGGATGACAGGCCGAAGGACCGGGGCGGCGGCGGCGCCGGTGCTGCTGCTTTCCGAGGCCGGCCGGGTTCCCGCAGCGCCTTTGAGGTTGCCAAAGAGATTGAGGTTCTCTTCCAAAGGGCTTCTGACTCCGGTGCCGAAATCGCCAAGATGCTTGAAGTTGGCAAGCTTCCCTATAACCGAAAGCATGGAGCTGCTTATCAAG CTTCCTCCAAGATGTTACAAGTAGTTACTCCCTCTTTGTCAATGGTGTCTTCGCAACCTTCTACATCTGCATCCACCGCCGCTGATAACTTGGATATTGATGTTGATCTAGTAACCAGATCCCGCAATCTTTCCTCTACCTTGCAGAAGCTTTACCTCtgggagaagaaactctatgctgAAGTTAAG GCAGAGGAAAAGATGCGGGTCGTGCACGATAAGAAGTGCCGCAAGCTGAAGCGTTTGGATGAAAGGGGTGCTGATTTTAATAAAGTTGATGCCACTCGAGCTATGATTAGGAGTCTGTCCACAAAAATAAGAATGGCGATTCAAGTTGTTGATAAGATTTCCATGACAATAAATAAGATAAGGGATGAAGAGCTGTGGCCCCAATTGAAGGAATTAATTCAAGG GATGATGAGAATGTGGAAATCCATGCTTGAATGTCATCATAGTCAGTGCGAAGCAATTCGAGAAGCGAGAATACTGGGTTCGGTTGGATCTAGGAAGAAGAGTGGTGACAGTCATCTTCTAGCAACCAAGCAGCTTGAGCAAGAGCTTATCAATTGGACTTTCCAATTCTCTAGCTGGATAAGTGCCCAGAAAGGTTATGTGCGAGCATTGAATAATTGGCTGATGAAATGTCTACTATACGAACCAGAAGAAACACCTGATGGCATAGTTCCCTTTTCCCCCGGTAGAATTGGTGCCCCCCCAATTTTTGTTATATGCAACCGGTGGTCCCAAGCTATGGATCGAATATCCGAAAAGGAAGTTGTTGATTCCATGCATGTATTTACCATGAGTGTGCTTCAGATATGGGAACAAGACAAGTTAGAAATGCATCGGCAGATGGCAGAGAACAAGGATCTGGAGAGAAAAGTTAGAAATATAGACAAAGATGACCAGAAGATACAGAAGCAAATCCAGGCACTAGAGCGGAAAATCGCGCTGCCATCAGGGGAAGGCAAGGGTCTCTCGGTTTCCGAAAATATCCTATACCAGAGCGATAAAAGCAGCAGTCTACAGGCTAGCCTGCAGCGCATTTTTGAAGCCATGGAAAGATTTACGGACGAATCTGTTAAAGCTTATGAGGAGTTGGTAAGCACAGATTGA